The Bacteroidota bacterium DNA window ATTTAAAACTACGTATAATGTTCTGAACATAAATCACCATTCCGGCTGAGAAATCATATCCTTCCTGACAATTAAGTACTATTCTCTTTCTTTCAGCCATCTCACATAATTTTTCAATCCTTCGCTTAAACTAATTCCGGATCTGAATCCCAGGGCAGACAATCGTGTAATATCAGCCTGCCAGTTTATTGGATCACCAATCTTCGTTTGTCCACTAAAGGTTACTTTTAGATTTTCGTCATAGATTCTGCAGAATTCGTTCGCAGCTTCGAAAATTGTAGTTTCTGTGCCTGATGAGACATTGTATGTCTCGCCATTGAATTCTCCTTTCTCAATAACAATTTCTATGGCCTTTAACAGATCTCTGATATTTATAAAATCCCGACTTTCATTTCCAGTACCAAAAAGTGAAATGTCATTCGACTTTTGAGTCTTAAGATAAATATCCCAGAAAAGTTGCTTTGTCAATCGTTCACCATAAACAGCAAATACCCGTAAACTGATCGTCTTGGTATTATACAATGAATAAAATTTTCTGCAAATAATTTCACTCAGATATTTATGCCAGCCATAAGGAGAAATTGGACTGATATCTGCCTGTTCATTTATTGGTAATTTTGATGGACTACCATACACAGCTGCACTGGACATGTGCATGAATTTGCATTCAGGCTGATGTCTCACCAAACAGGATAAAATTGTATTGACTGTTTGTGTGTTCAACTGATAATCGAGATCCGGGTTTTCAAGAGAGTAGGGGACACTTCCATTTCCTCCGGCATAGATACATAAGTCAAAAGTATGAGCATTAAAAAGATCGTTATAATCCGGAGAAAATTTATTGACTTGAAAGTACTTTTGTGAATTTCCTTCAAGAACATCGCATCCATAAACATCATTGCCCTCAATAGAAGAGAAGTGATCGATCAAATGTGAGCCGATAAATCCTTTTGAACCTATTATCAGAATTCGCATCTTAATGTGCAATTGCTTTAATAAATTTTGCCGGATTGCCGGCAACAACTGTGAATGATTCAACATCCTTGGTCACAACAGAACCGGCACCTATAATAGCACCGTCTCCAATAGTAATACCCTTCAGGATAATTGAATGGGCTCCGATCCAAACATCATTTCCGATTTTAATTGGATTGCTTGGAACATTTTCCCAGTTTTTTCTTCCATTCAGCCAGTCTCGCGTATCAGTTCTTCTAAGCAAATAATTTTCGGAATGAGTGTCACTATCCTGAATCATACAGTCGAATGAAATTAATACATTATTTCCAATTTCAATCTTATTTGCAGAACCGACGATTGAATTTTTACCGATAAAAACGTTTTCACCTAAACTGATTTTTGCATTGGGTGTATAGGTAGTCAGAATTCCTTCAATCAGGCAATTATTACTGATGTCAATCACCGCTGTTTTATCAGTTTTAAAAATAACTCCCTTGACAACAGTACCATTATCCATAGTATGCATTGTCGCCTTAACAGGAAATAAAAGATTAAACAATCTTCTGATCATTTTACACTTGTTTGAATTGCTTTATGTTGATTTTATATTGACTCCCATTTGCATGAAATAATAATATTTCCATAATCCTTACCTTCATATTGTGAGAATGGTGTTCCTGTATCAGCAACCCTGAAACGGCATTGGCCTTCATGGATGTCAAAAACTTTTCCATCGCTTCTCACAATTGCAAAATGAAATGAATATATGTTTGGTGCAATAAATTCCTTTGGAATCAGCATTGACCCACTTATCCTGTTTTCATGTCGAGCTAACTGATCGAGAGGTTTGTGTATAGTAAAGATTCTGTTTCCATATTTATCCTGCAAAGCAACAGAAAGGATCTCGTCTGAAACTTTATTGTTTGATACAAGAACAAAACTTATTCGAATTTCCTGATTAAATCCAAATACTGATGATGGTTTGTGTTCACCGTCAACGGTTGATACATGTTCAATGTACATTTCTTTGTTAGCTGTCAGTTTAGGATCATGTGTAAAAACATTCTCGCTTTCCTGATAATCGAATGAAAGATATTTTGAGGTAACAATATCTGTACTGTCGCTCACAAGAATTTCGCCTTTACTCATCAGAAGTGCTCTTGAACACAATTGATTTACCAGGCCCATCTGATGGCTGACAAACAAAATCGTACGACCACTTCTTGTTACACCTTCCATTTTTCCAATACATTTTTTTTGGAAATCAGCATCACCAACTGCTAAAACTTCATCAATGATCATGATCTCTGGATTTAGAAAAGCAGCCACTGCAAAAGCAAGCCGTAATTGCATTCCACTGGAATAATGTTTTAATTGCGTGTCAAGAAATTTCTCTATTCCTGCAAAATCGATAATCTCATCGAATTGTTGCTGAATTTCTTTTTTCTTCATCCCCAAAATCGAACCATTGAGAAAAACATTTTCACGACCGGTCAGTTCCGGATGAAATCCTGTTCCAACTTCCAGCAATGATGCAATTCTGCCTCTGGAAATAATTTTTCCTTCAGTCGGTGGTGTAATTTTGGAAAGAACTTTCAGTAAGGTAGATTTGCCGGCTCCATTTTTTCCTATGATTCCAATACTCTCTCCGGCATTCACAGAAAAGGAAACATTTTTAAGAGCCCAGAATTCTTCTGATTCTTTTTTTGAAAAAAAACTCAAAGGATTCATCAGTTTGCTCCGCATCGATTCATAGGGCAAATGTTCATGGTAGATCCTGAACTTTTTGGAGATATTTTGAACTTCGAGTATCGGCTTCATTATGCTAGATCAGCAAAATAATATTCTGTTTTACGGAAATAGGATAAGCCAATTGAAAATATAATCAGCGAGATCAAAAGACATTGTCCTACAAGTTCAAATGAAGGTGGAATGCCATTGATAGCTCCCCGCAGTATTTCTATAGCACCTGAAATCGGATTCAGATTCAATACCGATCGGAGAAAATCGTTTTTAACAATAGTCGCCGGATAGATCACCGGAGTCAGAAACAAAAGAATTTGAATCATGAAAGGAATGATGTATCTGAAATCTCTGTACTTAACATTCAAGGCAGCGAGCAGACAACCAAAGCCAAAAGTTGTAAGCAATGTGATGAATAAAGCTAATGGAAGTAATATTAAAATAAAAAGCAGTGAAAAGGAAGGAAGGTAATAGAACAAAACAATAATAAACATTATCAAAGTCATGCAGAAATCAACCAATGTTCCTAATACACCTGATATGGGAATTATCAACCTTGGAAAATAAATCTTTTTAATAATATTTGAATTGATGACCATACTATTTCCTGCTGTGGAAATTCCTGTTGCGAAAACATTCCACAAGATCAATCCGGAAAAAACAAAAACAGGGTAGGGTAAATTATAGGATTTGATATCAAGATGAGAAGCGAAGAATACTGTGAAGATCACCATTAAAAGAAAGGGCTGAAGAATAGCCCAAAGCGCTCCCAGAACAGTTTGCTTGTACTTGATCTTAACATCCCGTAAGGTGAAAAAATAGATCAGCTCGCGAAAATCCCACAACTCTTTAATGTTGAACTGCAAACCTTTAGCAGGTTTGATTTCATATTCCATATTGGCCGCTTTTACGCAAACCTACATTAAATCTGAGTTTTTATCAAGAATTATAGCAAATTATAAGAGCCAGTTATGAACGAACTTATTTGGAATGTGACACTACTAATTGACGGTAAAATACTTTATCCTTGAAGATGACTCGGATTGTATAAAGGCCTTCCGGAAGATTGCTTACGTCGAACTTATAGTCTGAAAATCCATCCGGTGCCAGATCATTAAATACTTCTGACATCAGGCGACCCGCCTGATCGTAAACAGAGATCATTAGCTTTGATTTATAAGGCAAAATTATCCGGATATTAGCTTCCTCCGAGACAGGATTTGGATAAGGATTTAAAATTGATAATTCATCAGTCCTTGTGTAGCATTTCTCATTATTTGAAATGACATCATCTTTTGACCATTCGGCTCTGAGGCAGTAATGCAATATGAATCACTGTTTATTCCACTCGACAATCTGAATGCTGCGGTAAAATGATAATTCTGAATTCCTGTTGTACCATTTGGAATTGATCGTTCCAGTCTTTCTCTTATAGAATTTCCATCGGAGAGCCGTGCTTCCATTAAGACGTTGTTAATCTCCAGTGTGCCCAGATTTGAAATCGTAGCAACGATGTAGAAATAATTTTCGTCCTCATAGGAAGAATCACCAACAATTGCAATGTCCAATACAGGTTTGATAACATAAATTTCTTTTTGCATTGTATCTTTGCAACCAAAATTACTGGTAATGATCTGAGTAATGGTAAACAAGCCTGTGTCATTGTACAGATAAGGCGGATCCATTTCTGTGCTGATCAAACTGTCGACACCGAAGGTCCACTCAAAAGAATTTGCTGCATACGATTGATCCGTAAATTGAACTGCTAACGGAGGATTTCCATACTGAGGATCAAAACTAAAATTAGCAATTGGCAATCCATGAATACTCACAACTTTTGAAATGGATTTGTCGCACCCAATATCACTTGTAACCAACAATGTAATTTGATAATTACCTGAATCGCTAAATGTATAATTCACCGATGGTCCCATCAAATTTGTATCAGGAGCTTCAATATGCCATTGGTAGTTTGCAATCGTTCCGGCACTGATTGTGGATGTGCTTGTCAGATCATAAGTTGATCCAAGGCAACCCGGAGGAGTAGAAAAAGAAGGCACCGGAATCGGACTCACAGTTACTTGTCTCGTG harbors:
- a CDS encoding NAD-dependent epimerase/dehydratase family protein — protein: MRILIIGSKGFIGSHLIDHFSSIEGNDVYGCDVLEGNSQKYFQVNKFSPDYNDLFNAHTFDLCIYAGGNGSVPYSLENPDLDYQLNTQTVNTILSCLVRHQPECKFMHMSSAAVYGSPSKLPINEQADISPISPYGWHKYLSEIICRKFYSLYNTKTISLRVFAVYGERLTKQLFWDIYLKTQKSNDISLFGTGNESRDFINIRDLLKAIEIVIEKGEFNGETYNVSSGTETTIFEAANEFCRIYDENLKVTFSGQTKIGDPINWQADITRLSALGFRSGISLSEGLKNYVRWLKERE
- a CDS encoding acyltransferase is translated as MIRRLFNLLFPVKATMHTMDNGTVVKGVIFKTDKTAVIDISNNCLIEGILTTYTPNAKISLGENVFIGKNSIVGSANKIEIGNNVLISFDCMIQDSDTHSENYLLRRTDTRDWLNGRKNWENVPSNPIKIGNDVWIGAHSIILKGITIGDGAIIGAGSVVTKDVESFTVVAGNPAKFIKAIAH
- a CDS encoding ABC transporter ATP-binding protein, whose product is MKPILEVQNISKKFRIYHEHLPYESMRSKLMNPLSFFSKKESEEFWALKNVSFSVNAGESIGIIGKNGAGKSTLLKVLSKITPPTEGKIISRGRIASLLEVGTGFHPELTGRENVFLNGSILGMKKKEIQQQFDEIIDFAGIEKFLDTQLKHYSSGMQLRLAFAVAAFLNPEIMIIDEVLAVGDADFQKKCIGKMEGVTRSGRTILFVSHQMGLVNQLCSRALLMSKGEILVSDSTDIVTSKYLSFDYQESENVFTHDPKLTANKEMYIEHVSTVDGEHKPSSVFGFNQEIRISFVLVSNNKVSDEILSVALQDKYGNRIFTIHKPLDQLARHENRISGSMLIPKEFIAPNIYSFHFAIVRSDGKVFDIHEGQCRFRVADTGTPFSQYEGKDYGNIIISCKWESI
- a CDS encoding T9SS type A sorting domain-containing protein; this translates as MHYCLRAEWSKDDVISNNEKCYTRTDELSILNPYPNPVSEEANIRIILPYKSKLMISVYDQAGRLMSEVFNDLAPDGFSDYKFDVSNLPEGLYTIRVIFKDKVFYRQLVVSHSK
- a CDS encoding ABC transporter permease translates to MEYEIKPAKGLQFNIKELWDFRELIYFFTLRDVKIKYKQTVLGALWAILQPFLLMVIFTVFFASHLDIKSYNLPYPVFVFSGLILWNVFATGISTAGNSMVINSNIIKKIYFPRLIIPISGVLGTLVDFCMTLIMFIIVLFYYLPSFSLLFILILLPLALFITLLTTFGFGCLLAALNVKYRDFRYIIPFMIQILLFLTPVIYPATIVKNDFLRSVLNLNPISGAIEILRGAINGIPPSFELVGQCLLISLIIFSIGLSYFRKTEYYFADLA